Proteins from a single region of Seriola aureovittata isolate HTS-2021-v1 ecotype China chromosome 9, ASM2101889v1, whole genome shotgun sequence:
- the rnd1a gene encoding rho family GTPase 1a translates to MKERRLTQPFVARCKLVLVGDVQCGKTAMLQVLAKDCYPETYVPTVFENYTACLELEDQRVELSLWDTSGSPYYDNVRPLCYSDSDAVLLCFDISRPDTVDSALKKWKAEIQDFCPSTRILLIGCKTDLRTDVCTRIELSNQKQSPISHEQGSSMAKQLGAEAYLECSAFTSEKSIHSVFRTAALACMNKLQPANKPSPVRRLSKRLLNLPSKTELLSSTFSKDKSKSCSIM, encoded by the exons ATGAAGGAAAGAAGACTCACTCAGCCTTTTGTAGCGAGGTGTAAACTCGTGCTGGTCGGAGACGTCCAATGCGGGAAAACAGCGATGTTACAAGTGTTGGCAAAGGACTGCTATCCAGAG ACTTATGTCCCTACTGTGTTTGAGAACTACACAGCCTGTCTGGAGCTTGAAGACCAGCGAGTCGAGCTCAGCCTCTGGGACACATCAG GTTCTCCCTACTACGACAACGTCAGGCCGCTCTGCTACAGCGACTCAGATGCAGTGCTCTTGTGCTTTGACATCAGCCGACCAGACACTGTGGACAGTGCACTGAAGAAG TGGAAAGCAGAGATCCAGGATTTCTGCCCCAGCACACGGATCCTGTTAATAGGCTGTAAGACAGACCTGCGCACGGACGTGTGCACGCGCATTGAGCTGTCCAATCAGAAACAAAGTCCCATCTCCCATGAGCAG GGTTCGTCCATGGCCAAGCAGCTTGGAGCAGAGGCTTACTTGGAGTGCTCAGCCTTCACATCAGAGAAGAGCATCCACAGTGTTTTCCGTACCGCAGCGCTGGCCTGCATGAACAAACTCCAGCCTGCCAATAAACCCAGCCCCGTCCGCCGCCTCTCCAAGAGGCTCCTCAACCTGCCCAGCAAGACAgaactcctctcctccaccttcagCAAGGACAAGTCCAAGAGCTGCTCCATCATGTGA
- the prim1 gene encoding DNA primase small subunit — translation MPSSDYDPASLPDLLPLYYRRLFPFSQYYRWLNYGGVQKNYFQNREFSFTLKDDIYVRYQSFTTQNELEKEMQKMNPYKIDIGAIYSHRPNQHNTVKSGTFQALEKELVFDIDMTDYDDVRSCCSAADICSKCWTLMTIAIHILHRALREDFGFQHLLWVYSGRRGVHCWVCDEAARKLSVAARSAIAEYLSLVKGGEETVKKVVLTDPIHPSIRESLSVVERYFSQYALHEQEILGRKESVDKVLALVPEDVRKDLQQSFQNEKKPETRWKLVKDQATRKQATAKKGQHFEKEIMLQYCYPRLDVNVSKGVNHLLKSPFSVHPKTGRISVPMDLKELDTFDPFAVPTISMICEELDRPRTEEESEDTKEKENEKDAAEKRKIRDYKRTSLAKYVKYFDQFLDGMARTWKGELLRKSDLQKEF, via the exons ATGCCATCCTCAGATTATGACCCGGCTAGTCTGCCAGATTTACTGCCGCTGTACTACCGGCGGCTGTTCCCCTTCTCCCAGTACTACCGCTGGCTGAACTACGGAGGAG TGCAGAAGAACTACTTTCAAAACAGAGAGTTCTCCTTCACACTCAAAGACGACATCTACGTCCGCTACCAGTCGTTCACCACGCAGAACGAACTGGAGAAGGAAATGCAGAAGATGAACCCTTACAAAATTGACATTGGAGCAATATACAGCCACAGG CCGaatcaacacaacacagtgaagTCAGGAACCTTCCAGGCGCTGGAGAAGGAGCTGGTGTTTGATATCGATATGACAGATTATGATGATGTCAGAAGCTGTTGCAG TGCTGCAGACATTTGCTCCAAGTGCTGGACCCTGATGACCATCGCTATTCATATCCTGCATCGAGCTCTTCgag AGGACTTTGGTTTCCAGCATCTGCTGTGGGTTTATTCTGGCAGAAGAGGAGTGCATTGCTGGGTGTGTGATGAAGCTGCCAGGAAGCTCTCTGTAGCCGCACGCTCTGCTATTGCTGAATACCTGAGCCTGGTGAAG GGTGGTGAAGAGACAGTGAAGAAAGTAGTGCTGACAGATCCAATTCATCCTTCTATTAG AGAGTCTTTGTCAGTGGTGGAGCGCTACTTTTCCCAGTACGCACTGCATGAACAGGAGATACTGGGCCGCAAGGAATCTGTAGACAAAGTGCTGGCACTCGTCCCTGAAGAT GTTAGAAAAGACTTACAGCAGAGTTTCCAAAATGAGAAGAAACCTGAGACTCGTTGGAAACTGGTCAAAGATCAAGCCACTAGGAAGCAG GCCACTGCCAAAAAGGGCCAACACTTTGAGAAAGAAATCATGCTGCAGTACTGTTATCCACGGCTCGATGTGAACGTCAGTAAAGGGGTGAACCATTTGCTGAAGAGCCCCTTCAGTGTCCACCCCAAAACAG GACGCATCTCTGTTCCCATGGACCTCAAAGAGTTGGATACGTTTGATCCTTTTGCAGTTCCCACAATCAG TATGATCTGTGAGGAGCTGGATCGGCCCAGAACAGAAGAGGAGTCAGAAGACacaaaggagaaggaaaacGAGAAGGATGCAGCAGAGAAACGAAAGATCAGAG ATTACAAAAGAACCAGTCTGGCAAAGTATGTGAAATACTTTGATCAGTTTCTGGATGGGATGGCTCGTACATGGAAAGGCGAACTCCTCAGAAAGAGTG ATCTCCAGAAAGAATTCTGA